GAGCTATGCATTGCGTGGAATCAAGCGCGAATGGGGAGCTTGCATCAAGACCATCACAGCCGACAACGGACCCGAGTTCACCGCCTTAAATACTGCTTTTGCTGGGACGGAAACTGAGATCTTCTACGCCCATCCTTACACGTCCTGCGACCGTGGCACCAACGAGGCACATAACCGGATGATTCGCCAGGACTTCCCTAAGGGCATGTCCCTAGATGACATTAGCCCTAGTCAAGTGCAGGCCACGCAAGACCGCTTGAATCAGTTGCCTCGCAAACAACAGGGCTACTGCACACCCCAGCAAAACTTTGAGGCCGAAGCTCGGCGCGTTCGCCGCATGGCCCAGTAGTCTCTCTAGCGCCACAACTTCTATTTGATAACGGCCTGTTCTGGGATTGTCCTCAACGACTGGCTAACTTGTTCTTGCAATTTACGTTTTCTTTTTCTCAATGTACTGCGCCGTATAACTGGATATTATCATCAATTTCCGCGAAATTTTTTAGGCCATTTTTTGGGCATGATCTACATTTTGTAGATTGCATGCTTCAATCGGTAGGCGTATATTCGTACTTTGGAACATAGATTAGCTTTAAGGAGGCTTGCATGACAACCAAACATCAGATTTTACATCGGGAAATTGTTTTAGATGCTGCAAGAACGATGGTCGCCCAAGACGGTATTCGGGACTTGACCTTTCAGACGCTGGCCAAGGAACTGAATATCTGTTCTCAGTCGCTATATAACTACTTTCCGAATCTACCGGCAGTCATTGAAGCGTTGGGGACCGAATTTATGCATAACCTTTACCAAGAGTTGATAGAGAACGTCAGCGGTATCTCAGGCAAAGAGGCGATCCGTGCTTTTGCAGAAGTCGCTCATCGCTATTTTGAACGTCAACAGTCGTTAGATGAAATTATTTATTTTGTCCATCAATTCCCAGAAAGCAGTCCATTTGTGCAAGGCACCGGCGATGTTATTAACTTGCTGAAGCGTCTGATTGTGCACACGGAGCTGAAGCAAATGGCAAAAGAAAGTTTTGTCCAGGATTTCATTAGTAGTGTGCTTGGTTTTACCGTTTTGGAAGTCATGGGATTTTTACCTGACAATAAAGCCAGCCGCGACACATCTTTTGAATCTCTGCTGGACATGTATCTAAACGAAATAAAGGAGTAAAGTGCTTATGATCAAAGATGAATTTAAGTTCATCGGCAAAAATAAATTGATCTTAGTTTCGGTGCTTGTCATCATTTTAATTCCTTTTCTTTACAGCATTTTCTTCTTAAAGTCTGTTTGGGACCCTTATGGTGATACCCAGAATCTACCCGTAGCCGTGGTGAACTTAGATCAGCCGGTTACTTACCAAGGTAAAAAACTTAACGTTGGTGAGCAGACGGTCAATAAACTCAAGAATAACAAAAAGCTTGGCTGGCATTTTGTTTCTAAAGCCCAAGCTGATAAGGGAATGAAAGCCAACAAGTATTACACGGTCATTACCCTACCTAAAGATTTTTCGAAAAATGCTGCCACCATTCTGGACGAGCATCCCCGAAAAATGGATCTTAAATATCAAACTAATGATTCGCTAAATTACATCGGCCAAGTCATCTCAGGAATCGGTCTGAATGCCTTAAACAGCGAGATTCGGGCAAATGTGACCAATGCTTACGCCAGTGCGGTTTTTGATCAAATCAAAACCATTGGCAAAGGCATGAAAAATGCCGCTGATGCCGCCACGCAAATCGACGAAGGTCAAGTCAAGCTTGACGATGGGATTGATCAGTATACCGTTGCCGTTTCACAGGTAAATGACGGGATTCAGACCATGAAAGTTAAAGTCTCGCCGATGTCTTCACAGATTCCCCAACTCGCAAGCGGCGCCAATCAAGTTGCAAGCGGCTTGCAAACACTCAATGGCAGCACCACCCAATTAGCTAGTGGTGTGGGTCAATTAGCCAATGGGTCAAACCAGGTAACCAATGGCTTGGGAACCTTACAATCCAAAACCGGAACCCTTAGCTCCGGCGTCGGTCAGTTAGCATCCGGATCCAACCAAGTGACGAGTGGATTGGGAACCTTGCAGTCGAAAACCGGAACCCTTAGCTCCGGCGTCGGTCAGTTAGCATCCGGATCCAACCAAGTGACGAGTGGATTGGGAACCTTGCAGTCGAAAACCGGAACCCTTAGCTCTGGTGTCGGTCAGTTAGCAACCGGCTCTAATCAGGTAACGAATGGACTGGGAACCCTGCAAACCGAATCAGGCCAACTGGCTAACGGGATCACCCAGCTCCAGACTGGTTCGGCAAGCTTAACAACAGGGGTAAAGAACTATACAGACGGTGTGACATCGCTCTCTAAAGGAATTGATCAGCTTGCAGGTAGCACCGGCTCTTTAGCAACAGACACTAACTCGTTGGCAACCGGTTCATCGGATTTAACCAACGGTCTTCAACAATTGAGTGGCTCTGTCGATAGCCAAAATAAGCAAGCAGTCGAATCAGCAGCCAAGCTTCAAGAAAGCCTCACAAAGTATGAAGCCACCTTAAAAGCCAAAACCAATCAAGATCCGGATTTGGTTGCCGGTTTTGAACAACTCGAGACAAATATCAATGCTTTAATGACTCAGACCGAAAGCAGTGGCACGTCGCTGTCGACGACTCTTAATCAGAAACTGATTCCTGGCTCAAAAAAGGTTTCAGATGGTCTGACGACACTTAACCAGCGGGTTCCGACATTAACAGCTGCTATTACTGGTCTTCAAAACGGTGCTACGAAAATCATCTCTAACAATGATCAACTTGTGACCGGGACGAATAGCTTGAACAGTGGCATCAACCAGCTAGCAACAAAAGCACCTTCACTGGTTGATGGCGTCAGTCAACTCTATTCCGGCTCTGGCAAAGTTTCTGGCGGCTTAAGCACCTTAAACGGTCAAATCCCAACGCTCACCAATGGCGTCAGCCAACTCTATTCCGGCTCTGGACAGGTTTCTGGCGGCTTAAATACCTTAAACGGTCAAATCCCAACGCTCACCAATGGCGTCAGCCAACTCTACTCCGGTTCTAGCCAGGTTTCTGGCGGGCTAACCAGCTTGAACGGTCAAATCCCGACGCTCACAAACGGGGTCAGTCAACTCTATTCCGGCTCCAGTCAAGTCTCTGGTGGCTTAAGTACCCTGAACGGTCAAGTACCGACCCTCACGAACGGAGTCAGCCAGCTGGCCAATGGTGCCGGTCAGGTTGCCAATGGCGTTGGTCAATTGAATGCCAATGTTCCAACGCTTGTATCCGGTGTCAATCAACTCGCGGATGGCACTAGCCAAATCACCGCCCAGAGTGGCACCCTTAAATCCGGTTCCACTCAGCTTAAAAATGGCGATAAAAAGTTTGCCAAAACGCTCTCTAGCAGTGCCAAAAAAGTCAACGGCATCACCGTCACCAGTGATACCAAGAAAATGTTTGCCGCACCAACCAAGATGTCGCATAAACATTATTCATATGTTCCTAATTATGGACATGCCCTTGCACCATACGTCTTGAGTCTTGCCCTCTACGTCGGTGCCTTGGTCTTTAACTTTGCTTATCCAATCCGTAAAGTTTCTAAAGCCGATGGCACTGCGACCCAGTGGTTCTTCAGCAAAATCACCATTGGCGCAGTTGTCGCCGTTGCAACCGCCATTGTTGAAGCAACACTGATTATGGCAGTCGGTCTGAACGTCGATCATGTCGGGCAATTTTATCTCACTGCGATTCTTTTCTCGCTAACCTCGATGTATCTCATTATGTTCCTTTCAATGGCATTTGATAATCCTGGCCGATTTCTTGCGATGGTCGG
Above is a window of Lacticaseibacillus casei DSM 20011 = JCM 1134 = ATCC 393 DNA encoding:
- a CDS encoding TetR/AcrR family transcriptional regulator, whose protein sequence is MTTKHQILHREIVLDAARTMVAQDGIRDLTFQTLAKELNICSQSLYNYFPNLPAVIEALGTEFMHNLYQELIENVSGISGKEAIRAFAEVAHRYFERQQSLDEIIYFVHQFPESSPFVQGTGDVINLLKRLIVHTELKQMAKESFVQDFISSVLGFTVLEVMGFLPDNKASRDTSFESLLDMYLNEIKE
- a CDS encoding YhgE/Pip domain-containing protein, whose translation is MIKDEFKFIGKNKLILVSVLVIILIPFLYSIFFLKSVWDPYGDTQNLPVAVVNLDQPVTYQGKKLNVGEQTVNKLKNNKKLGWHFVSKAQADKGMKANKYYTVITLPKDFSKNAATILDEHPRKMDLKYQTNDSLNYIGQVISGIGLNALNSEIRANVTNAYASAVFDQIKTIGKGMKNAADAATQIDEGQVKLDDGIDQYTVAVSQVNDGIQTMKVKVSPMSSQIPQLASGANQVASGLQTLNGSTTQLASGVGQLANGSNQVTNGLGTLQSKTGTLSSGVGQLASGSNQVTSGLGTLQSKTGTLSSGVGQLASGSNQVTSGLGTLQSKTGTLSSGVGQLATGSNQVTNGLGTLQTESGQLANGITQLQTGSASLTTGVKNYTDGVTSLSKGIDQLAGSTGSLATDTNSLATGSSDLTNGLQQLSGSVDSQNKQAVESAAKLQESLTKYEATLKAKTNQDPDLVAGFEQLETNINALMTQTESSGTSLSTTLNQKLIPGSKKVSDGLTTLNQRVPTLTAAITGLQNGATKIISNNDQLVTGTNSLNSGINQLATKAPSLVDGVSQLYSGSGKVSGGLSTLNGQIPTLTNGVSQLYSGSGQVSGGLNTLNGQIPTLTNGVSQLYSGSSQVSGGLTSLNGQIPTLTNGVSQLYSGSSQVSGGLSTLNGQVPTLTNGVSQLANGAGQVANGVGQLNANVPTLVSGVNQLADGTSQITAQSGTLKSGSTQLKNGDKKFAKTLSSSAKKVNGITVTSDTKKMFAAPTKMSHKHYSYVPNYGHALAPYVLSLALYVGALVFNFAYPIRKVSKADGTATQWFFSKITIGAVVAVATAIVEATLIMAVGLNVDHVGQFYLTAILFSLTSMYLIMFLSMAFDNPGRFLAMVGLMLQLGGSGGTFPMELTNQFYNIIHPFLPMSYSIMNFRNAITSGIASNTVTLGYIVIIAFALGSLLLLWITMILLQRYHKMGISQLDDNQKLQAVEK